ACATAAACAAAAATATTCTTATCTTCAGCAACTTTCTTAATATCTTCCCATTCTTCAAAGCCATAAAAATCACCAGTCTCAAGATTGCTGTTTTGATATGAGCTAACTTGAGCATTTATTGATACAGTGCCATTATAAACAGAATTTTTACCTGTAACAGTTATCGTGCTCTCGCCTTTTAAATTATTGATTACCAAAGTTGACTTTGATGTATTGACATCAATTTCTTGAGTAACAACTATACCAGAATTGTCTTTGGTCTTTATTGTAACCTTGCTAATATTTTTAGCATTGGTCAATTCTAAATCGTAATGGAATTTTGAATTGCTTTGAATATTAGTATAACTTACTGTAAAGGTCTTTGAATTGCCATCAGTAGTTGTCGTAATGTTTTGTAATTTTGCCAATTCTTCGCCTCGAGTTAAGTCAGAAGAACGTGAACCTTTAGATACATTGCTTACAGCCTTCTTATATACACGCAAAACAGGATCCCATTCATAGCCGTCTAGATCGTAGCTAATATAACGATACATATCAAGATCTTCAATTAACCAAAAACTTCCTGATAAACTCTTGTAATAAACTATACAAGTTTTTGAAGAATAATTATCAGCCTGAACACTTGTATAGTTTTTGCCATAGCTTTGTCCAACCATAGAGAATATAAACAGCATAATGACACCAATTAATGCTATTACGCTTATTCCAAAAGAATTTTTATATTCTCTAGGACGTTTTTCTTTAAATACTTTCTTTATGGTGCGTTCTTCAAATTTGCCTTTCTTAGCTTTGTGCTCTATCTTTTCAGTAACAACTCTTTGAATTCTTACTGTACGCATAGGCAATTTTTTAGCCAAAGAATCAAGTGCAGGCACAAGATAGTTAAAGTATGGTGTTATAAAGCCGTGTGTTGAAACGGTAAATAACATAATGACAGGATACATGTTAAGACCTAATATTGTATATAAGGTCAAGCTTGCACCAAATGTTACAGGAATGGTCAAAATCAAAGGAACAATGAACAATAAAATTCTTTCAATGTCCATTTTGAATCTTTGTTTAAATCTGTCTTTTGTAAATATCATTACAAGTACGACAATCAATTCAAGCAATGCAACAAACATAAATATATAAGCAATCTTAGGTACTGCATATCCTAAAATTATGCTTAACAATGTCCAAATCAAGATATTGCCTCTTACCGTATCAGCCGCACGAGTTCTAAATATCTTTTTTAACAATGAATAGCTAGCGATTGATATTGCTACGCTTATAAATGAGAATGCGATTATCAATCCGATATTTGAGCGCATATAAGTTGACAATGCGTGGATGTTAACAAAGCCCATCGCAGCCAACAATCCCCCAACAGCGTAATAAATTGCTAGGTTAACAACAAACACTACTGCCAAGGTTATTAATTGAACAAGAGCGCCTTTTAATGCATCAAACATCGAGAAGGATTTCTTTTTGGCGTTAAATACAACTACGACGCCAGCCAATACCAGCAATATAGAAGCAAGAACATAACTTGCTATATTACTATAATTAATTACGCCGCCCAAAAATGAGAAGTTAACTGAACCTGAGCTAGGTAACTTTTTCAAATCATAATTAGCAAGACTGTTAGCAGTACGTACTATCAAAGCACCTGTCTGAGATAACAACTTGCTGTTAAGATTGTCAAGATTGTCTGTTACCATATTTTCGGTTTCAGCAGAACCTATATTGGCAAAGTTAAGGGCAGGGATATCTTTAAAGATATTATAATCAAATACTCTGTCATATTTTTTTGATGCTACATCCAAAACAGATGATGCAAAGGCTTTTTTGTTTACCATTGCCCATTTTGAAACAAGCTTGGATGCGTTTTCGGTAGAATTTAACAGAGCCAAAGCTCCGCTAGAACCTAAAGAATCCAATGCATATGCTGCTTTTACTCTGGAATAAACATTGTTAAAGCCAATGAATTTTTCTCTAAAAGCATAAGCACCCAAGGCATTATATTCACCGCCGTCAGCAAAAACAAATAAAAATGAGTTTTTATTGCCGGATATATCGCTAAGTTCTCTTATCGATTCTATCATAGCGCCGACAATGGCAAGATTATTAGCAGAAGGTGAATAATATTTTGAATCATAATGAGTTATATACATTACGGTGTCTGAAGTAAGTTCGGATACACTTTTGCCGATTTCGTCTTTTGCTGGAATATAAACGGCGATATTGGTTAGATTAACTTCAGCGGTCGCAACATACTTGTCCGAAATACCAACTTCAGAATACCAATTATTGATATCTTTGCTTTTTAGCGTGGTTTCTATTACACTAAAAACAGATCCATTTACAGTTCCTGTATTATTAATTTTATCATTATCAGTTACTGTATAAGTGCTGAGTTCTTGAAGTTCAAGATCATTTTTTAATGCAGTATTAGCTATATAATTAACCGCTTTTTCATGGTTATCTGTATCCAGATATATATCTCTTGTAGGAGCTTCATTTAAAATTTTTCTTACATGACTTAATGCTTCATTAGTATCTATATTACCTTTGGCATTAACGCCGCAAAAATCAACAGCGGTAAATATCAAAAACAATATAATCAATAATGCCAATGAAGAATAATATATCGGCTTAAAGACCTTCATCTATGCCCTCCGTAGCAACTAAAAGTAAAGTATTTTGTTGACAAAATAGCTGTCAATAATATCTCAACGTATATAGTACCATAATAACCAAATATTTACAATTGATTAAAGAAAAAAACAA
This DNA window, taken from Clostridia bacterium, encodes the following:
- a CDS encoding M28 family peptidase — translated: MKVFKPIYYSSLALLIILFLIFTAVDFCGVNAKGNIDTNEALSHVRKILNEAPTRDIYLDTDNHEKAVNYIANTALKNDLELQELSTYTVTDNDKINNTGTVNGSVFSVIETTLKSKDINNWYSEVGISDKYVATAEVNLTNIAVYIPAKDEIGKSVSELTSDTVMYITHYDSKYYSPSANNLAIVGAMIESIRELSDISGNKNSFLFVFADGGEYNALGAYAFREKFIGFNNVYSRVKAAYALDSLGSSGALALLNSTENASKLVSKWAMVNKKAFASSVLDVASKKYDRVFDYNIFKDIPALNFANIGSAETENMVTDNLDNLNSKLLSQTGALIVRTANSLANYDLKKLPSSGSVNFSFLGGVINYSNIASYVLASILLVLAGVVVVFNAKKKSFSMFDALKGALVQLITLAVVFVVNLAIYYAVGGLLAAMGFVNIHALSTYMRSNIGLIIAFSFISVAISIASYSLLKKIFRTRAADTVRGNILIWTLLSIILGYAVPKIAYIFMFVALLELIVVLVMIFTKDRFKQRFKMDIERILLFIVPLILTIPVTFGASLTLYTILGLNMYPVIMLFTVSTHGFITPYFNYLVPALDSLAKKLPMRTVRIQRVVTEKIEHKAKKGKFEERTIKKVFKEKRPREYKNSFGISVIALIGVIMLFIFSMVGQSYGKNYTSVQADNYSSKTCIVYYKSLSGSFWLIEDLDMYRYISYDLDGYEWDPVLRVYKKAVSNVSKGSRSSDLTRGEELAKLQNITTTTDGNSKTFTVSYTNIQSNSKFHYDLELTNAKNISKVTIKTKDNSGIVVTQEIDVNTSKSTLVINNLKGESTITVTGKNSVYNGTVSINAQVSSYQNSNLETGDFYGFEEWEDIKKVAEDKNIFVYVVLRIQSSQSI